GATTCAAATATGTTCTTGAAGCCTCCTCTGTTATACCTTTCAAATCGGCATACATCAAAGTATCAACCCTTGTTTCTGCTCTGGCTTCCTTTTCTGTATGAGTTATATTTATAGTTGTGTCAGGTTCGAATTTTGGATTAAAAAGATGAGACAATCTACTCCAGAAGTCCCTCCGCTCACGGTGTACAATTGTAGTATCGCTACTGGTTGTAACAATAACAGTATCTTTTATTACAGGCTCTATTGTCTCTATTTTCCTGTCAAGTTCAATCAGCGGACTCTGAGATCTGAATTGTCCAATCAGTCTTTTTACAATTAAGTTTTTCTCATTCAATAGCGAATCTATATCTTCAAGCAAAGCACTTTGGTCACTCTCAGGAGAAATTCCTTTAATTATCTCAATTTGTTCAGTAATATCATGAGTAATTGAATCATACTGTTGCTGGTAAACCCTACGCGGCGAAACAAGATACCTGTTTAAAATATCTTGTGCATTTTGTATAGATACAATTAAATGGTTACTATAAAGCAGTATCCTGTAAGAATTGTCCATCTCCACCTTTTGAGCATCGATATTCTTCTTTAGCATTCTTGAATAGACAAATAAACCACTAAAAAAAAGGAGTACTACAAGGAAAATCAGTCCAATCTTAAATGTAATCCGTTGTTCAGGAGTCTTTTCTGATTTCATCGACTACAATATTTCAAGCCTTAATAATTTCTCAAATATACATCATATATTTTAAAGTGACAGAAACTAAGAAAAACAATAAAGTGTGTATTTACACACAACAATTGTGGACAAATTCCACATATTCCACAAAAATTCCACACTCTTCCACTAATCCATTTATTAGGCAGATTAAGTTTAATGATCAGTTATACAGTTTATTAGCGATTGATTTCAATGTCGACTAAAACTTTTGTACGGAAATTGATAATAATATAGCAGACGAAGAGACGTCTATAAGTTTAGAAATAATTTAGTGTTCATTAATGTATTATTATTATGAAAAAGGTATTTTTATTATTCGCATTAATCGCAGCTGTTTTCACAGTGACAAATTTAAACAGTGCAAATGCAACAGAAAAACCAGCCATTACCATTTCTTTAGAAGATGATGGTTTTGTAGATGTAAAATTAGAGGATTTAAATGAACAGGTTCAAGCTTCAATAAATGCATTGCTTGAGGAATATGATGTTCAGGCATTGAAATATAATTCAGAAAAGAAAGTTACGAAGGTATCACTTGTAAAGAAGGATGACCAAACAACTAAAGTTGTATATTTTGATGATTCTGGAAAAAAGAAAGAAAAAGAACAGAAAGAAACTGAACAGCTTGAACGAATGGAACAAGAACTTCCAACAGCTTAGATAACAGACAATAAATATATAACAGTTTTGTTATTTTAAAAAGCTGAAATACACACACAACCTAAAAGGTAATTAAGGGAACAAACTACACTATCGCACCTCTTTATTTTACCTGGTCTGTTTACTCTACTTTTTAAGACCAAGGATAAACAATAGCCTTCTTAAATGAGATATTTAGGAGGGCTATTTCTCTTTTTATTTGTATATCATCAGAATATAATCTGATTATTATTTAGGTATAAAACTAAAAGGATAATATATACCGAGTATAAAAAGAATATAAGATTTCTAGGAATTCCAAATTTCCCAGGCAGCCAGAGCTTGCAGCTCCAGCATCTCCTGTCCATTCTTTATTGAGGCGCCAATCTCTTTTCCTTTCTTCAGGAACAATGTTTCCTCAGGATTATATACAAGATCATAAAGTATATGGCCCGGAGTCAGATATTTATAAGGGATGTCAGGGCATGAGTTGATATCAGGAAAAGTGCCAACAGGTGATGCGTTAACAATAATATTGTATGTACTCATTACTTCTTGCGAAAGATCGTTATAGCTCATCACTCTCCCTTTTATGGCTTTGTTCTTACTACTACGGGACACATAAGACCATTCAATATCAATATCAGTGAGAACTTGCGAAACAGCTTTAGATGCACCACCAGTGCCAAGAATAAGAGCCTTATGATCAATGCCGGGTTTTAATAAAGGCAGTAGAGAATCTCTGAAGCCAATATAATCTGTATTATAGCCAGTGAGTTCATAGAAATACATATCTCCCGGTTTACGCAACACTTTAATCACATTTACAGCACCAATCTTTTCTGCTTCATCTGAAATATTATTAAGAAATGGTATAACTTTCTCTTTATAAGGGATAGTTACATTCAAACCCTTCAGATGTTGATTAAACAGAATTACACGACGTATTTCAAGAATATCCTCTATCTCAAAATTCAAATATTCCGCTTCAATACCCTCTTTTCTGAACTTTTCTGTAAAAAAACCAGCTGAAAAAGAGTGTTTCAGCGGAAATCCAATCAGTCCATACGTATCCATTTACTCCTACTTTTCTGCAATATAAATTGTTGTAATACCCAGTGTTAACCTTCTAAGACGAATATTTGTAAAACCATTTTTTTTCAGAATAAGCATCATGTTTCTGCCCTGAGGAAAAGCACCGATTGAAGCCGGCAGATACTCATAAGCCTTTTGCTCAGTGGTGAACAGACCCGAAAACAGAGGCACCACATTGTTTGTATAAAATTTATGCAGATCCTTCATTGGCGATTTTTCAGGTGTTGTAAGTTCAATAAAAACAAAAACGCCTCCTGGTTTTAATACCCGCAACACCTCCGAGAAACTTTTATCGATATCTTCAAAGTTGCGAACACCAAAAGCTGCAATTGCAGCATCAAATGTATTATCAGAAAAAGTCATTTCTGCACAATCCTGATTCTCAAAAGAGATTACATTTTCATACCCTTTAGCCTTAACCTTTTCCACACCTACAGCCATCATACCAACAGATATATCTACAGCTGTTATCTTTTCAGGTTTAAGAATTTTATTTGCTAGAATGGCAAAATCTCCTGTTCCGGTGGCTATATCCAGTATATGAGAGTGAGGATATTTTTTTAATACTCCCAGAGCTTCACGTCTCCAGTAATCATCTATTCCTAATGAGAGTATTCTGTTTAGTTTGTCATAATTAGGTGCCACAAGATCAAACATCTGAGTCACCTGCTCCTTTTTTGGTTTATCAGAATCATATGGAGTTACTGATTCTACTTTGTAATTCATTTTTCCAAGAATTTGATTACATGGTTTTCAATACGAGCTTCAAGATCTTTTGTATCAGCTTTTATAAATTTCTCACCAACTATTTTTTCATATAACTCAATATATCTCTCTGATACACTTAAGCAATACTCTTCACTCATCTCGGGTACCTTCTGTCCCTCTTGACCCTGAAACCCATTCTCCATTAGCCATTTGCGAACAAACTCCTTGGATAGCTGTTTTTGCTCTTCACCTTTCTGGAATCTTTCTTCATAACCATCACTGTAAAAGTAACGAGATGAATCAGGTGTATGAATTTCATCAATCAGATAAATCTTACCATCTTTTTTCCCGAATTCATATTTTGTGTCCACCAAGATAAGTCCTTTCTCTTTGGCCATCTCTGTTCCACGTTTAAACAGTTCGTAAGTATATTTCTCGAGCTGTTCATAATCCTCCTTACTAACCAATCCCTGAGCAATTATTTCTTCTTTGGAGATATTTTCATCATGTCCCTCATCAGCCTTTGTTGTAGGAGTAATAATAGGTGTTTCGAACCTCTGATTTTCACGAAGACCTTCAGGCAGCTGTATGCCACAAATTGAACGAGCTCCTTTCTTATAATCACGCCATGCACTTCCGGTGATATATCCACGAATCACCATCTCCACCTTAAATGGCTCACAACGAGTGCCAATAGTTACCATAGGATCTGGCGATGCAATTTTCCAGTTCGGTACAATATCTGAAGTGGCATCCAGAAACTTTGACGCAATTTGATTGAGAACCTGCCCCTTATATGGGATTCCTTTAGGTAACACAACATCAAAGGCAGAGATACGATCAGTTGCAATCATTACCAGGATATCATCTCCAATACTATATACATCGCGTACTTTTCCGTGATAAAGGTTAGTTTGACCAGGAAAATTATAATTTGTATTTGTAAGGCTGTTCATATTATTTCTTTTTTTAATCAATTTCTAATTTTTATTCACCGTCAGCGGTTTCTGATTCTTGTGACTTAAATGATTTAACAGACTCAGTCTCTTTTTCATAAGCTTCTACAATTCTCTGGACAAGCTTATGCCTGACTATATCTTTTTTATTGAACTCAACAGTTGCAATACCTTTTATATGACGCAAAATATTCATAGCATGAATTAACCCTGACTGTTGTGTACGTGGCAAGTCAATCTGAGTAATATCACCCGTTATGATCATTTTGCCATTAAGTCCCAGTCTGGTTAAGAACATTTTTATCTGAGGTTTTGTTGTATTTTGGGCCTCATCCAGAATAATCACAGCATCGTTAAGAGTGCGTCCACGCATAAATGCAAGTGGTGCAATTTGTATTATCTTGTTTTCCAGATACTCTTTTAGCTTCAAAGGTGGGATCATATCCTCAAGAGCATCATAGAGCGGCTGCAGATATGGATCTATTTTCTCCTTCATATCGCCAGGCAGAAAGCCCAGTTTCTCGCCAGCTTCCACGGCAGGTCGGCTAAGAATTATCTTTCTAACCTGTTTGGTTTTTAAAGCACGTACAGCAAGAGCAATTGCAGTATATGTCTTTCCGGAACCGGCAGGACCAATTGCAAAAACCATATCATTTACATCAAACTCTTCTGCCAATTTTTTCTGATTTGCAGTACGAGCAAGTATCGGTTTTCCGTTTAGCCCATGAATTATGAGATTATCAACATTAATTACAGAAGGAGCTTTACCCTTTACTATATCAATAATATTCTCTTCCTTAAGAACATTCATTTCCACACTGAACTTCTCCAGCTCATGAATTTTCTCCTCAAAAGCAATAAGTTCATCCTCATCGCCAATAACTTTGATCACATTCCCTCGGGCTACCATTCGTAGTTTTGGGTATAATGTTTTCAATAATTGCAAATTACTGTTGTTAATCCCAAAAAATACAATTGGATCCACATTATCTAATATGATAATTCGCTCAATCATTATTCTTTATTTGAGAAATTCAGTGTAAACTGGTGAGTTCTATTCTCCTGTCCATTAATATAGTTAATAAAAGCACTGTTTACTAATCTATTACCACCAGGAGTAGGGTAATCGCCCGAGAAGTACCAGTCACCCTTATTATTTGGGCAAGCTTTGTGAAGATCCTCAATCTTTTGGAAAACTATTTGCACCTCTGCTTTTATATCTTTTGATGTAAGCATCTGAGCAATTTTTGCCGATATCTCCTCATCGGTGAAAGGAGCGTAAATATCCTTTACATAATTAACTATCTCCTCTTTTTTTCTATGTAACTGCTTTACAGATTTCTCGTAAGTTTCGTCAATTATATTTTGCATTCCACGCTCTTTCAGAAGTTCTATTGCTGCTTTAAAAGCAATAAACTCACTCATTCGCGACATATCAATACCATAGCAGTCGGGATATCTGATCTGTGGAGATGAAGATACAATAATTATCTTTTTAGGATCCAGCCTGTCAAGTATTTTGATAATACTCTGTTTAAGAGTTGTTCCCCTGACAATACTATCATCAATTATTACCAAATTATCAACACCTCGTCTGAGTGATCCGTAAGTTATATCATAAACGTGAGCAGCAAGATCATTTCTTGACGTTCCCTGAGCTATAAAAGTACGCAATTTTATATCTTTAATAGCCACTTTCTCAGATCTTACTCTTTTTGAGAGAATTCTATCAATCTCCTCTTTACTCAGGGAGCTTCCTTTTTCAAGAATATATTTTGCTTTTTTATGGTTGAAATGATCTTCGAGTCCTTCAAGCATACCATAATAAGCTACCTCAGCAGTGTTTGGTATAAATGAAAAAACTGTATTGTCAAAATCATCATTAATAGCATTAATGATTTCAGGAACGAGCAGTTCTCCCAACTTCTTTCGTTCTCTGTAGATATCATAATCTGAACCACGTGAAAAGTAAATTCGCTCGAAAGAACAAGGAGTTATTTTTTCTTTTTTATTCAGGATCTGATTGAGACTGATATTGCCATTGCGTTTAATCACAATAGCCTCTCCAGGCTGCAACTCTTTAACATCATCTTTTTTTAGATTGAATGCGGTTTGTATAACGGGGCGTTCCGATGCTATAACCACCACTTCATCGTCATGATAGTAAAAAGCACTTCTTATACCCCATGGGTCTCTTAATGCAAAGGCATCCCCACAGCCAATCAGTCCACAAAGAGCATACCCTCCGTCCCAGTTTTTAGAAGCTCTTTTTAGCAGGAAAGGGATATCAAGTTTTTCTTCTATTATGTGACTCACTTCCTGACCATTCAAGTTGCTTTTATCAACATGGTCATATTGATACTGAACCTCTCTATCCAGATAATGCCCTATTGACTCCAGCATAACAAAAGTATCTGCGTAGTCACGCGGATGTTGTCCCTCTTCAAGCAGTTGCTGAAACATCTCATCAACGTTTGTCATATTGAAGTTTCCTGCCAGTGCAAGGTTTCTTGATGCCCAGTTGTTGCGTCGTAACAGAGGATGTACATAGGTCAGACCACTTTTCCCTGTAGTGCTGTAGCGCAGATGTCCTATAAAAAGTTCAGCAGCATAAGGGACCGATTTTTTAACGAACTCAATATCGTTTAATTGTTCGGGACTAAAAGCGGTGAAAGAAGAATGTACTTTAGAAAATATTTCTGATATTGCACTGGAGCCAACAGCCCTTTCTCTGTAAATAAACTCATTTCCTGGTGTAGACTCCAGTTTTACAGCACCCAGACCGGCTCCTTCCTGTCCTCTGTTATGTTGTTTTTCCATAAGCAGATAGAGCTTATCCAGTCCATACTGCCATGTGCCATATTTCTTGTAGTAATAATTCAGTGGTTTGAGTAATCGGATTACTGCAATACCACATTCATGTTTGATGATGTCTGTCATTAGTTTGTAATTGTCAATCTTTCCTTAAAGAAGATACAAATTTAATCTTTATCAGGGATAAAATAATCTTTTTTGAATGATATTATTGAGAAATAATGTCAAAACTACATTTGAGTATAGATTGTTATGGAGTCGTTTTTATTTTATCTTTGTCAGAGTAAGAATTTGATCAACTATGAATTGGGAGCAGTTATTATCAGTGAAAAGATTCGGGCTGGAAAACTATAAAAATCTAAAAGAGCATGAGCGCACGGAGTATCAGCGTGACTATGACAGATTGATATTTTCCTCTCCGTTCCGCAGGTTGCAGAATAAGACGCAGGTCTTTCCTTTACCCGGAAGTGTATTTGTTCATAACAGGCTTACTCATAGTCTGGAAGTCTCAAGTGTAGGGCGATCTTTAGGAGAAAATGTGGGTCGCGAGTTACGTAAGAGACATCAAGACTCAAAAGCGCATTTCGAAGAGATTGGCTCAATAGTCTCTGCCGCCTGTCTTGCTCACGATCTGGGTAATCCCCCATTCGGTCATTCGGGAGAAGAAGCCATTTCAACATTTTTCCTGGAGGGGAAGGGTAGCTCACTTCGATCCCTTGTTGAAGATGAAAAAGGCCGATGGAGCGATTTCACCTGTTTTGAAGGAAATGCAAACTCCATAAGGCTGCTAATGCATAAGTTCAGAGGCAGGAGAGAGGGTGGATTTGTTATGACATATTCCACTTTGGCATCCATAGTAAAATATCCATATTCTTCTGAACTGAGCGGAGGAAAAAATAAATTTGGATTTTTTGCATCTGAAGAGCATGATTATGCACAAATAGCAGATAGTCTTGGTATAATTAAACTAAATTCAAACCCTCTGAAATTTGCAAGATACCCATTGGTATATCTTGTTGAAGCTGCTGATGATATCTGTTATCAGATTATGGATATTGAGGATGCACACAAACTCAACCTGGTTTCAACAGAGAAAGCAAAGGAGTTGCTGCTTAGTTTCTTTGATTCTGAGAGACGAGAAAAAAGACTTAGTAATTTATCACTTGTTAGTGATTTGAACGAGCAGATAGCCTATTTACGGGCAAGTGTAATAGGTCTTCTGGTTGCAGAGTGCACAAAAGTGTTTATGGAAAATGAGGATTTAATTCTCAGTGGAAAGTTTGAGGGATCACTGATAAAGAAACTCCCTGAAAGAGTCAAGAATGCATATAAAACCTGTTCCGAATTTGCATTTGAAAAAATATACCGTTCAAAAGATGTTCTTGATGTTGAGTTAGCAGGTTACAGAATTATTGGCTTTTTATTGGAAACTTTTACTAATGCTATTTTAACTCCGGATCACACCTACTCTAAATTACTTTTAGACAGAATTCCTGAACAATATGAAACAGATTCGCCTTCACTTTATAGCAAAATTCAGTCCGTTATCGATTATATTTCTGGAATGACAGATGTTTATGCCTTGGATTTGTATCATAAATTAACAGGAATTGGACTACCAATAGTATAAAATTAATATAATTTCAAATTATAAAATATTTTATGATTTTTTATTGAAAAAATTTGGTTTGTTTTAAATTCTTTTTTATATTTGCTTCGTGGTTTTTTCATAATAGTATTAGATTTAAGGTTAACATTTTTGGCAGGATGTCGTGAGACATTCTGCCAAATTACATGAAATAAGGTATTAAGATAACCAAATTAAACATATTTGAATCTTTTCCATTCTTTATAAACATTCTTTTAATATTGTCAAAACTTTCTTATTTTTGTGTATTAATATATTCT
This window of the Lascolabacillus massiliensis genome carries:
- a CDS encoding shikimate dehydrogenase family protein; translated protein: MDTYGLIGFPLKHSFSAGFFTEKFRKEGIEAEYLNFEIEDILEIRRVILFNQHLKGLNVTIPYKEKVIPFLNNISDEAEKIGAVNVIKVLRKPGDMYFYELTGYNTDYIGFRDSLLPLLKPGIDHKALILGTGGASKAVSQVLTDIDIEWSYVSRSSKNKAIKGRVMSYNDLSQEVMSTYNIIVNASPVGTFPDINSCPDIPYKYLTPGHILYDLVYNPEETLFLKKGKEIGASIKNGQEMLELQALAAWEIWNS
- the ubiE gene encoding bifunctional demethylmenaquinone methyltransferase/2-methoxy-6-polyprenyl-1,4-benzoquinol methylase UbiE; its protein translation is MNYKVESVTPYDSDKPKKEQVTQMFDLVAPNYDKLNRILSLGIDDYWRREALGVLKKYPHSHILDIATGTGDFAILANKILKPEKITAVDISVGMMAVGVEKVKAKGYENVISFENQDCAEMTFSDNTFDAAIAAFGVRNFEDIDKSFSEVLRVLKPGGVFVFIELTTPEKSPMKDLHKFYTNNVVPLFSGLFTTEQKAYEYLPASIGAFPQGRNMMLILKKNGFTNIRLRRLTLGITTIYIAEK
- a CDS encoding phosphoribosylaminoimidazolesuccinocarboxamide synthase → MNSLTNTNYNFPGQTNLYHGKVRDVYSIGDDILVMIATDRISAFDVVLPKGIPYKGQVLNQIASKFLDATSDIVPNWKIASPDPMVTIGTRCEPFKVEMVIRGYITGSAWRDYKKGARSICGIQLPEGLRENQRFETPIITPTTKADEGHDENISKEEIIAQGLVSKEDYEQLEKYTYELFKRGTEMAKEKGLILVDTKYEFGKKDGKIYLIDEIHTPDSSRYFYSDGYEERFQKGEEQKQLSKEFVRKWLMENGFQGQEGQKVPEMSEEYCLSVSERYIELYEKIVGEKFIKADTKDLEARIENHVIKFLEK
- a CDS encoding PhoH family protein; this translates as MIERIIILDNVDPIVFFGINNSNLQLLKTLYPKLRMVARGNVIKVIGDEDELIAFEEKIHELEKFSVEMNVLKEENIIDIVKGKAPSVINVDNLIIHGLNGKPILARTANQKKLAEEFDVNDMVFAIGPAGSGKTYTAIALAVRALKTKQVRKIILSRPAVEAGEKLGFLPGDMKEKIDPYLQPLYDALEDMIPPLKLKEYLENKIIQIAPLAFMRGRTLNDAVIILDEAQNTTKPQIKMFLTRLGLNGKMIITGDITQIDLPRTQQSGLIHAMNILRHIKGIATVEFNKKDIVRHKLVQRIVEAYEKETESVKSFKSQESETADGE
- a CDS encoding amidophosphoribosyltransferase, translating into MTDIIKHECGIAVIRLLKPLNYYYKKYGTWQYGLDKLYLLMEKQHNRGQEGAGLGAVKLESTPGNEFIYRERAVGSSAISEIFSKVHSSFTAFSPEQLNDIEFVKKSVPYAAELFIGHLRYSTTGKSGLTYVHPLLRRNNWASRNLALAGNFNMTNVDEMFQQLLEEGQHPRDYADTFVMLESIGHYLDREVQYQYDHVDKSNLNGQEVSHIIEEKLDIPFLLKRASKNWDGGYALCGLIGCGDAFALRDPWGIRSAFYYHDDEVVVIASERPVIQTAFNLKKDDVKELQPGEAIVIKRNGNISLNQILNKKEKITPCSFERIYFSRGSDYDIYRERKKLGELLVPEIINAINDDFDNTVFSFIPNTAEVAYYGMLEGLEDHFNHKKAKYILEKGSSLSKEEIDRILSKRVRSEKVAIKDIKLRTFIAQGTSRNDLAAHVYDITYGSLRRGVDNLVIIDDSIVRGTTLKQSIIKILDRLDPKKIIIVSSSPQIRYPDCYGIDMSRMSEFIAFKAAIELLKERGMQNIIDETYEKSVKQLHRKKEEIVNYVKDIYAPFTDEEISAKIAQMLTSKDIKAEVQIVFQKIEDLHKACPNNKGDWYFSGDYPTPGGNRLVNSAFINYINGQENRTHQFTLNFSNKE
- the dgt gene encoding dGTP triphosphohydrolase, with translation MNWEQLLSVKRFGLENYKNLKEHERTEYQRDYDRLIFSSPFRRLQNKTQVFPLPGSVFVHNRLTHSLEVSSVGRSLGENVGRELRKRHQDSKAHFEEIGSIVSAACLAHDLGNPPFGHSGEEAISTFFLEGKGSSLRSLVEDEKGRWSDFTCFEGNANSIRLLMHKFRGRREGGFVMTYSTLASIVKYPYSSELSGGKNKFGFFASEEHDYAQIADSLGIIKLNSNPLKFARYPLVYLVEAADDICYQIMDIEDAHKLNLVSTEKAKELLLSFFDSERREKRLSNLSLVSDLNEQIAYLRASVIGLLVAECTKVFMENEDLILSGKFEGSLIKKLPERVKNAYKTCSEFAFEKIYRSKDVLDVELAGYRIIGFLLETFTNAILTPDHTYSKLLLDRIPEQYETDSPSLYSKIQSVIDYISGMTDVYALDLYHKLTGIGLPIV